The Coregonus clupeaformis isolate EN_2021a unplaced genomic scaffold, ASM2061545v1 scaf0216, whole genome shotgun sequence genome includes a window with the following:
- the LOC121577850 gene encoding E3 SUMO-protein ligase KIAA1586-like isoform X2, whose protein sequence is MNFEIQVSGQGSRTTSLSILRNKVRKHALSKAHTQAVKVAEQQKEAAIENAVETMTESYMKETEAVFRTAYHLAKKNRPFSDHESLIELQELNGVKMGSILHSRYSATQIIQHVASEMQSKIISSIIASSSKLAVLIDEASSLSHKAVMTVSIKASIQEESPEFIFLELVELENQRADGILQALLTCLTNAGFTEEWLHENWVTFVSDGASVMLGKKSGVATRLTLRFPKLFVWHCMNHRLELAVSDAVDEVNSVNHFKTFIQKLYSLYSVSNKNERELVNAAAEVGSQLLRIGRILDVRWVASSFRTVRAVWTSLGALVQHFKNACSDEMRSTKERQMYRGLLDRVQSPEFICDLGLMYDTLHELSLLSQELQSRSITLLRAEHLLKRSIRVIQSFKESPGEKYSEALEAKQTGEYRSIALKTNAKLKSINPGQFLQSLVNNLEKRLSFEDETIMDLSILDQSKWPSKPSIRHGEEQVKRLCKRFNLCTDQALNGMRDLLEEPSSEPKDLKPLMNCMKTFPVGTAECERNFSLMNNISSDKRAVLLISNISNLMMININGPPTSKFEPRKYTRTWLKSHRAASSVRSRQCSVKAPAESKFVWNIL, encoded by the coding sequence atgaactttgaaATTCAAGTGTCTGGCCAGGGAAGTAGAACAACAAGTTTGTCAATCTTGAGAAATAAGGTGAGGAAACATGCGTTGTCCAAGGCCCACACTCAGGCTGTGAAGGTGGCAGagcaacagaaagaagctgccatTGAGAATGCAGTGGAGACTATGACTGAGTCCTACATGAAGGAAACTGAAGCTGTGTTTCGAACAGCCTACCATCTGGCCAAAAAGAACCGACCCTTTTCTGACCATGAGAGCCTCATTGAGCTGCAGGAACTGAATGGTGTAAAAATGGGCTCAATACTTCATTCACGTTACAGTGcaacacaaataatacaacatgTTGCTAGTGAGATGCAGAGCAAAATCATCAGTAGCATTATAGCATCATCCAGTAAGTTAGCTGTCCTAATTGACGAGGCATCTTCTTTAAGTCACAAAGCTGTCATGACAGTTTCTATTAAAGCATCAATTCAAGAAGAAAGCCCTGAGTTCATATTCCTGGAACTTGTTGAACTGGAAAATCAGAGAGCAGATGGCATATTACAGGCGTTACTCACCTGTTTAACTAATgctggctttacagaagagtggcttcATGAAAACTGGGTAACATTTGTATCTGATGGAGCCAGTGTCATGCTAGGAAAGAAGTCAGGAGTAGCAACCAGACTGACTTTGAGATTCCCAAAGCTTTTTGTATGGCACTGCATGAACCATAGACTTGAACTTGCTGTGTCAGATGCAGTTGATGAGGTAAACTCTGTCAATCACTTTAAAACTTTTATCCAGAAGCTATACTCTCTGTATAGTGTGTCAAACAAAAATGAACGTGAACTTGTTAATGCAGCAGCTGAAGTAGGCTCACAACTTCTTCGCATTGGCAGAATCTTGGATGTACGCTGGGTGGCCAGTAGCTTTCGGACTGTTCGTGCTGTTTGGACATCCCTGGGAGCTCTTGTGCAGCACTTTAAAAATGCTTGCAGTGATGAGATGAGGTCCACCAAAGAGAGGCAGATGTACAGAGGTTTGTTAGACCGTGTTCAAAGTCCAGAATTCATTTGTGACCTTGGCCTCATGTACGACACTCTCCATGAACTAAGTCTCCTGTCACAGGAGCTTCAGTCTCGTTCTATAACGCTCCTCAGAGCAGAGCATCTGCTGAAACGCTCAATCAGAGTGATCCAGTCATTCAAAGAGAGTCCAGGTGAGAAATATAGTGAGGCTTTAGAAgcaaaacagactggggagtatcGGTCTATAGCCCTGAAAACAAATGCAAAGCTGAAGTCTATCAATCCAGGCCAGTTCTTACAAAGCCTTGTGAACAATCTGGAGAAACGCTTGTCTTTTGAAGATGAGACCATCATGGACCTCAGCATCCTTGATCAGAGTAAGTGGCCATCAAAGCCCAGCATCCGCCATGGTGAAGAACAAGTTAAGCGACTGTGCAAGCGATTTAACTTGTGCACAGACCAAGCACTGAATGGGATGCGGGACCTACTGGAAGAGCCCAGTAGTGAGCCCAAGGACCTAAAACCACTTATGAACTGTATGAAAACATTCCCTGTCGGTACAGCAGAGTGTGAGAGGAATTTTAGCCTTATGAACAATATAAGCTCAGACAAGAGGGCTGTCCTTCTGATCTCAAACATATCAAACTTGATGATGATTAATATCAACGGCCCACCAACTTCCAAGTTTGAGCCTAGAAAATATACAAGGACCTGGTTGAAGAGCCATCGTGCTGCCTCTTCGGTGCGTTCTAGACAGTGCAGTGTGAAAGCTCCTGCAGAAAGCAAATTTGTCtggaatatactgtag
- the LOC121577850 gene encoding E3 SUMO-protein ligase KIAA1586-like isoform X1, whose translation MKKGHKRRCATPVDGRHHSEGQVTMKRKGDIADFFVKRHKSGPDQAQADPTPKTSSPGSSQPGASQASQCEHREGSSLPPPDINNDWPDLWSAKQTEDFKSKNPWLGSKNKKLGCLVCSSVNSIGIDKEQGQGVSLSREWMNFEIQVSGQGSRTTSLSILRNKVRKHALSKAHTQAVKVAEQQKEAAIENAVETMTESYMKETEAVFRTAYHLAKKNRPFSDHESLIELQELNGVKMGSILHSRYSATQIIQHVASEMQSKIISSIIASSSKLAVLIDEASSLSHKAVMTVSIKASIQEESPEFIFLELVELENQRADGILQALLTCLTNAGFTEEWLHENWVTFVSDGASVMLGKKSGVATRLTLRFPKLFVWHCMNHRLELAVSDAVDEVNSVNHFKTFIQKLYSLYSVSNKNERELVNAAAEVGSQLLRIGRILDVRWVASSFRTVRAVWTSLGALVQHFKNACSDEMRSTKERQMYRGLLDRVQSPEFICDLGLMYDTLHELSLLSQELQSRSITLLRAEHLLKRSIRVIQSFKESPGEKYSEALEAKQTGEYRSIALKTNAKLKSINPGQFLQSLVNNLEKRLSFEDETIMDLSILDQSKWPSKPSIRHGEEQVKRLCKRFNLCTDQALNGMRDLLEEPSSEPKDLKPLMNCMKTFPVGTAECERNFSLMNNISSDKRAVLLISNISNLMMININGPPTSKFEPRKYTRTWLKSHRAASSVRSRQCSVKAPAESKFVWNIL comes from the exons ATGAAGAAAGGACACAAGCGGCGGTGTGCCACCCCAGTTGATGGAAGACATCATTCTGAG GGACAGGTAACCATGAAAAGGAAGGGAGATATTGCAGACTTTTTTGTAAAGAGGCACAAATCAGGCCCAGATCAGGCCCAGGCAGACCCCACCCCTAAAACCAGCAGCCCTGGCAGCTCTCAACCGGGAGCTAGCCAGGCAAGTCAGTGTGAGCATAGAGAAGGATCCAGTCTACCACCACCAG ACATCAATAATGACTGGCCAGACCTGTGGAGTGCTAAACAAACAGAAGACTTCAAATCCAAGAACCCCTGGTTGGGATCCAAAAACAAAAAATTGG GATGTCTGGTCTGTAGCAGTGTGAACTCCATTGGGATCGACAAGGAGCAAGGACAAGGTGTATCGCTCTCaagagaatggatgaactttgaaATTCAAGTGTCTGGCCAGGGAAGTAGAACAACAAGTTTGTCAATCTTGAGAAATAAGGTGAGGAAACATGCGTTGTCCAAGGCCCACACTCAGGCTGTGAAGGTGGCAGagcaacagaaagaagctgccatTGAGAATGCAGTGGAGACTATGACTGAGTCCTACATGAAGGAAACTGAAGCTGTGTTTCGAACAGCCTACCATCTGGCCAAAAAGAACCGACCCTTTTCTGACCATGAGAGCCTCATTGAGCTGCAGGAACTGAATGGTGTAAAAATGGGCTCAATACTTCATTCACGTTACAGTGcaacacaaataatacaacatgTTGCTAGTGAGATGCAGAGCAAAATCATCAGTAGCATTATAGCATCATCCAGTAAGTTAGCTGTCCTAATTGACGAGGCATCTTCTTTAAGTCACAAAGCTGTCATGACAGTTTCTATTAAAGCATCAATTCAAGAAGAAAGCCCTGAGTTCATATTCCTGGAACTTGTTGAACTGGAAAATCAGAGAGCAGATGGCATATTACAGGCGTTACTCACCTGTTTAACTAATgctggctttacagaagagtggcttcATGAAAACTGGGTAACATTTGTATCTGATGGAGCCAGTGTCATGCTAGGAAAGAAGTCAGGAGTAGCAACCAGACTGACTTTGAGATTCCCAAAGCTTTTTGTATGGCACTGCATGAACCATAGACTTGAACTTGCTGTGTCAGATGCAGTTGATGAGGTAAACTCTGTCAATCACTTTAAAACTTTTATCCAGAAGCTATACTCTCTGTATAGTGTGTCAAACAAAAATGAACGTGAACTTGTTAATGCAGCAGCTGAAGTAGGCTCACAACTTCTTCGCATTGGCAGAATCTTGGATGTACGCTGGGTGGCCAGTAGCTTTCGGACTGTTCGTGCTGTTTGGACATCCCTGGGAGCTCTTGTGCAGCACTTTAAAAATGCTTGCAGTGATGAGATGAGGTCCACCAAAGAGAGGCAGATGTACAGAGGTTTGTTAGACCGTGTTCAAAGTCCAGAATTCATTTGTGACCTTGGCCTCATGTACGACACTCTCCATGAACTAAGTCTCCTGTCACAGGAGCTTCAGTCTCGTTCTATAACGCTCCTCAGAGCAGAGCATCTGCTGAAACGCTCAATCAGAGTGATCCAGTCATTCAAAGAGAGTCCAGGTGAGAAATATAGTGAGGCTTTAGAAgcaaaacagactggggagtatcGGTCTATAGCCCTGAAAACAAATGCAAAGCTGAAGTCTATCAATCCAGGCCAGTTCTTACAAAGCCTTGTGAACAATCTGGAGAAACGCTTGTCTTTTGAAGATGAGACCATCATGGACCTCAGCATCCTTGATCAGAGTAAGTGGCCATCAAAGCCCAGCATCCGCCATGGTGAAGAACAAGTTAAGCGACTGTGCAAGCGATTTAACTTGTGCACAGACCAAGCACTGAATGGGATGCGGGACCTACTGGAAGAGCCCAGTAGTGAGCCCAAGGACCTAAAACCACTTATGAACTGTATGAAAACATTCCCTGTCGGTACAGCAGAGTGTGAGAGGAATTTTAGCCTTATGAACAATATAAGCTCAGACAAGAGGGCTGTCCTTCTGATCTCAAACATATCAAACTTGATGATGATTAATATCAACGGCCCACCAACTTCCAAGTTTGAGCCTAGAAAATATACAAGGACCTGGTTGAAGAGCCATCGTGCTGCCTCTTCGGTGCGTTCTAGACAGTGCAGTGTGAAAGCTCCTGCAGAAAGCAAATTTGTCtggaatatactgtag